From the bacterium genome, one window contains:
- a CDS encoding T9SS type A sorting domain-containing protein — MKRNVAAVIVVGLVLTTGALAQPDSLWSRYYGGDSSEVLRGILVLADGSLILVGRCDSWGAGEADYWLLKTSASGDSLWSRFFGGASGDYPSGVESCSDAGFLLYGNTNSFGVGAQDIWLIRTDANGDSLWTRTFGGSNPEQTRSAGQTTDGGIYVAGWTESYGAGTEDFWLVRMSANGDSLWSRTFGGASNERCFTSLIGTDGNFYMAGDARSFSAGDKDVWLVAASPDGDSLWSRVYGGEFDEECRSIQRAADGGFLLIGGKNMDGADNWDVWVIRTDGSGNELWSRTYGGNANDFGGAAQILPDGGLVIGGDGRSFTAGDQDFWLLRLDADGDSLWSRLYGRDLDQVLWTLAVAPDGGYYLGGRAVPAEGFPSDFWLVKTGPDPSVNADEQFILHPSSFILSVYPNPFNPATTITFDLPKTTRAQLRIFDVTGRLVTTLADEHFSAGTHRVEFDGGGYPSGVCLAQLRTQDEVKTVKLILLK; from the coding sequence GTGAAACGAAATGTGGCGGCAGTGATAGTGGTCGGCTTAGTGTTGACCACCGGCGCGCTGGCCCAACCCGATTCGCTTTGGAGCCGGTATTACGGTGGGGACAGCTCGGAGGTGTTGCGCGGAATTCTTGTACTCGCTGACGGCTCACTCATCCTCGTCGGGCGCTGTGACAGTTGGGGCGCGGGGGAAGCGGACTATTGGCTGCTGAAGACTTCTGCCAGCGGCGACAGCCTTTGGAGTAGGTTCTTTGGTGGTGCGAGCGGAGACTATCCTTCGGGTGTGGAATCCTGTTCCGATGCCGGATTTCTCCTATACGGAAACACTAACTCTTTCGGAGTGGGTGCTCAAGACATCTGGCTGATTAGAACGGATGCCAATGGCGACAGCCTGTGGACGCGCACCTTCGGCGGCTCCAATCCTGAGCAAACCCGATCCGCCGGTCAGACAACTGACGGCGGAATCTACGTTGCCGGCTGGACGGAGAGCTATGGCGCAGGAACGGAAGATTTCTGGCTGGTTCGAATGAGTGCAAACGGCGACAGCTTGTGGAGCCGCACCTTCGGCGGAGCTTCGAATGAACGTTGTTTCACGTCCCTCATCGGTACTGACGGCAATTTCTACATGGCGGGAGATGCGCGCTCTTTTAGCGCAGGGGACAAGGATGTATGGCTGGTCGCGGCGAGTCCCGATGGAGACAGTTTATGGAGCCGGGTCTACGGCGGTGAGTTTGATGAAGAATGCCGCTCGATTCAGCGGGCGGCGGATGGTGGATTTCTGCTCATCGGCGGTAAGAACATGGACGGTGCCGACAATTGGGACGTGTGGGTGATTCGCACCGATGGAAGCGGCAATGAACTATGGAGCCGCACCTACGGTGGAAATGCGAACGATTTCGGGGGAGCCGCGCAGATTCTGCCGGATGGTGGACTGGTGATCGGTGGGGATGGCCGTTCCTTCACGGCGGGGGATCAGGACTTCTGGCTTCTGCGCCTTGATGCCGACGGTGACAGCCTATGGAGCCGACTCTACGGCCGCGACCTCGATCAGGTTTTATGGACTTTGGCGGTGGCTCCCGACGGCGGCTACTATCTCGGTGGTCGCGCGGTTCCGGCGGAAGGATTCCCATCGGACTTCTGGCTGGTCAAGACCGGACCCGATCCATCAGTGAACGCCGATGAGCAGTTCATCCTTCATCCCTCATCCTTTATCCTTTCCGTCTATCCCAATCCGTTCAATCCGGCAACGACCATCACCTTCGATCTGCCGAAGACGACGCGAGCACAGCTTCGCATCTTCGACGTCACCGGACGACTCGTCACAACGCTCGCCGATGAACACTTTTCCGCCGGAACGCATCGAGTTGAGTTTGACGGCGGCGGATATCCATCGGGTGTCTGCCTTGCACAATTGCGGACACAGGATGAAGTCAAGACGGTCAAACTGATTCTTCTGAAATAA
- a CDS encoding T9SS type A sorting domain-containing protein: MKRTLPVFLLVCVLTVLAFAQPPDSLWSRSFGGDMGEICWSILPAADGGFLMAGWTESYGAGDNDFWLLKTDANGDSLWSHAYGSEAEDLGFAMCPAGDGGFLLAGYTSVAGSPDFWIVKVDADGTPLWDHRYGGALDDRCWDVQPTTDGGYVLAGWTSSFGAGGGGDFWLLKINSEGDSLWSRTFGGSNIDYCYSVKQTTDGGFVLAGYTSSFGALNHDFWLVKTDANGDSLWSRTFGGPDQEDGRAVVQTSDGGYLITGWGQLLTPGNTNFIAIRTDANGDSLWGRVYGGELSDFCNTVIPVMGGGYVLAGRSYSFSNGLYDIWLLRISEDGDSLWSTHWGGADADNCISVVQLADASFVLGGTTFITGAGLQHYILKTTPDPLPAGDFRSFQPQTFALSVYPNPFNPSTTIFFDFPRATRARLCVFDVTGRLITTLADEHFTAGSHALSFDGSALPSGIYFAQLRTENHHQTAKLVLMK, encoded by the coding sequence ATGAAACGCACCCTTCCGGTTTTCCTGCTGGTTTGCGTGTTGACGGTTCTGGCCTTCGCCCAACCGCCCGACAGCCTGTGGAGTCGAAGCTTCGGTGGAGACATGGGAGAAATCTGCTGGTCCATCTTGCCTGCCGCTGATGGCGGTTTCCTGATGGCCGGATGGACGGAGTCCTATGGGGCAGGAGACAATGACTTCTGGTTGCTGAAGACTGATGCGAACGGTGATTCCCTCTGGAGTCACGCCTACGGCAGCGAGGCGGAGGACTTGGGATTCGCCATGTGCCCGGCGGGGGACGGCGGTTTCCTGCTGGCCGGCTACACAAGCGTAGCGGGTTCGCCGGACTTCTGGATTGTCAAAGTTGATGCAGACGGTACGCCCCTCTGGGATCACCGATACGGCGGAGCGTTGGACGACCGTTGCTGGGACGTACAGCCGACCACCGATGGCGGATATGTTCTCGCGGGTTGGACCTCCTCGTTCGGTGCAGGAGGAGGTGGCGACTTTTGGTTGCTCAAGATCAACAGCGAGGGTGACAGTCTCTGGAGCCGTACTTTCGGGGGTTCAAACATTGACTACTGTTATTCGGTCAAGCAAACTACCGACGGTGGCTTTGTGCTGGCCGGCTATACAAGTTCGTTCGGAGCGCTCAACCATGATTTCTGGCTGGTCAAAACAGATGCCAACGGTGATAGTCTGTGGAGCCGTACTTTCGGCGGACCCGATCAGGAAGATGGACGAGCGGTGGTGCAGACTTCGGATGGAGGGTATCTGATCACCGGCTGGGGTCAACTATTGACACCCGGCAATACCAATTTTATTGCAATTCGGACAGACGCCAACGGGGACAGCCTGTGGGGTCGAGTCTACGGCGGTGAACTGAGTGACTTCTGCAACACGGTGATCCCGGTCATGGGCGGCGGTTATGTACTGGCGGGAAGGTCCTATTCCTTCTCCAATGGTCTTTACGACATCTGGCTGCTTCGCATCAGTGAGGACGGCGACAGTCTTTGGAGTACACATTGGGGTGGAGCGGACGCGGACAACTGCATCAGCGTCGTTCAGCTCGCCGACGCCAGCTTCGTCTTGGGCGGGACTACCTTCATCACCGGAGCCGGCCTGCAGCACTACATTCTGAAGACGACTCCCGACCCCCTGCCCGCTGGGGATTTCCGTTCTTTCCAACCGCAGACCTTCGCTCTGTCGGTGTATCCCAATCCCTTCAATCCGTCCACGACGATTTTTTTCGACTTTCCGAGAGCAACGCGAGCTCGGCTCTGCGTATTCGACGTCACCGGACGACTCATCACGACGCTCGCCGATGAACACTTTACTGCCGGATCGCACGCGCTTTCCTTCGACGGCAGCGCGTTACCGTCCGGTATTTACTTCGCGCAATTGCGAACCGAGAATCATCATCAAACTGCAAAGCTCGTTCTCATGAAATGA
- a CDS encoding beta-lactamase family protein — MKHRLSQATLDQIVSAAVAKKHIYGAVFHVSSHDHHINLISASGNIKENSRYYIASVNKLFVSALVLRLCMDGKLNLTDRIATHLPEDVVAGMHRHNGTDYSRDLTVQHLMSLTSGLPCYLADRQADGKRAMSELEAGMDEAWPMERVIHEVKKMKSHFPPGQNCKARYGDTNHQILSLVIERVTGEPVNIVLIKLFQELQMTDTFVYDNADERKFVPICYRSETRHLPLFLASTRNDIISTARDQMTFLRAFFGGHFFPKEKLKELKRWNNIFFPFQYGIGIQKFHLPRVLSPFRTVPEMLGHCGSTGSVAFYVPDRNLFITGTVNQQTRPNVAFQTMIKIVNTPR; from the coding sequence ATGAAACATAGACTGAGTCAGGCGACTCTCGATCAAATCGTAAGTGCGGCGGTCGCGAAGAAGCATATCTACGGAGCGGTGTTCCACGTATCATCGCACGACCACCACATTAACCTGATCAGTGCCTCCGGAAACATCAAGGAAAACAGCCGCTACTACATCGCCAGCGTTAACAAGTTGTTTGTCTCCGCGCTGGTCCTGCGATTGTGCATGGACGGCAAGTTGAACCTGACGGACCGGATCGCAACCCATCTTCCCGAAGACGTCGTGGCGGGAATGCATCGGCATAACGGAACGGACTATTCTCGCGACCTGACCGTTCAACACCTGATGTCCCTCACCTCTGGGCTTCCCTGTTATCTGGCCGATCGGCAAGCCGACGGAAAGCGGGCCATGTCCGAGTTGGAGGCCGGGATGGATGAGGCTTGGCCCATGGAGCGGGTGATCCATGAGGTAAAGAAGATGAAATCCCATTTTCCTCCCGGGCAAAACTGCAAGGCCAGATACGGAGACACCAACCATCAGATTCTGAGTCTGGTGATCGAGCGCGTCACCGGAGAGCCGGTGAATATTGTTCTGATAAAGCTGTTTCAAGAACTACAGATGACGGATACCTTCGTGTACGACAATGCAGACGAACGAAAGTTTGTTCCCATCTGCTACCGCTCGGAAACCAGACACCTACCGCTTTTTCTGGCTTCCACCCGCAACGACATTATCTCCACGGCCCGCGACCAGATGACGTTTCTGAGAGCCTTCTTCGGCGGGCATTTTTTCCCGAAGGAAAAGTTGAAAGAACTGAAGCGATGGAACAACATCTTCTTTCCATTTCAATACGGGATCGGTATTCAGAAATTCCATCTGCCGCGAGTTCTTTCGCCGTTCCGTACCGTGCCCGAGATGCTCGGGCATTGCGGCTCCACCGGATCGGTGGCCTTCTATGTGCCGGATCGGAATCTCTTCATCACGGGAACCGTCAACCAGCAGACCCGACCGAATGTGGCCTTTCAGACCATGATCAAGATTGTGAATACACCGAGGTAA